Proteins encoded within one genomic window of Brockia lithotrophica:
- the asnB gene encoding asparagine synthase (glutamine-hydrolyzing) gives MCGIVGWIDWNRDLTRQRPVLEVMTNTLDRRGPDDCGYWVSRHAAIGHRRLIVIDPAGGEQPMVRDHGKHRFILTYNGELYNIKELRRELEHLGHQFRSSSDTEVVLAAFIEWGVHCLKRFNGIFAFGIWDEGEQRLFLARDRLGVKPLFYVQKSHVFLFASEIKALLAHPDVRPIVDAEGLAEIFALGPARTPGHGVFKEIRELLPGHFLLWDRGGLSLNAYWALESRPHEDALEDTVARIRTLLVDATERQLVSDVPIGALLSGGLDSSAITAFAAQAVARRGNNPLRTYSVDYVDNEPYFRPNSFQPEIDTPYARLVSNAFSTDHRTVWIATTDLFEALSKAVKARDLPGMADIDASLYLFCRELKKETTVALSGEGADEIFGGYPWFFRDEALQADTFPWSVKTEARLKILSPDAVHLIQPQAYLEERYRQALTEVPRLKGEEHAEARRREIAYLTLTRWLPVLLDRMDRMGMAVGLEVRVPFLDHRLVEYVWNVPWKMKTAGGREKGLLRRALEGVLPHAVLSRKKSPYPKTNHPAYLEAVRAGVEELLEDLSSPLRPLLNIPAVRKLARMEEEFDLPWFGQLMRRPQLLAYLIQVDVWMRHYRVSIL, from the coding sequence ATGTGCGGCATCGTGGGCTGGATCGATTGGAATCGGGACCTTACGAGGCAGCGCCCAGTGCTGGAAGTCATGACCAACACGCTCGACCGCCGCGGCCCAGATGATTGTGGCTACTGGGTTTCCCGGCACGCCGCTATCGGTCACCGGCGACTAATCGTCATCGACCCCGCCGGCGGCGAACAACCCATGGTCCGTGATCACGGCAAACATCGGTTCATCCTGACCTACAACGGCGAGCTTTACAACATCAAAGAGTTGCGCCGCGAACTTGAGCACCTGGGACACCAGTTCCGCAGCTCTTCAGATACCGAAGTGGTGCTGGCGGCGTTTATCGAATGGGGCGTTCACTGCCTCAAACGCTTCAACGGCATCTTCGCCTTCGGCATTTGGGACGAGGGCGAGCAACGGCTGTTCCTGGCCAGAGATCGCCTCGGCGTCAAACCCCTTTTCTACGTCCAAAAAAGCCATGTGTTTCTCTTTGCGTCCGAAATCAAAGCGCTGCTGGCTCACCCCGATGTGAGGCCGATCGTCGATGCCGAGGGCTTGGCGGAAATTTTCGCCCTTGGCCCAGCGCGGACCCCCGGCCACGGTGTATTCAAGGAGATCCGCGAGCTGTTGCCCGGACACTTCCTGCTTTGGGACCGCGGCGGGCTTTCCCTAAACGCCTACTGGGCGCTGGAAAGCCGACCCCACGAAGATGCTCTCGAGGACACCGTTGCCCGCATAAGAACTCTCTTGGTCGACGCCACCGAGCGGCAGCTGGTGTCCGATGTTCCCATCGGTGCGCTTCTTTCTGGCGGCTTGGACTCCAGCGCGATCACTGCTTTTGCGGCACAAGCCGTCGCGCGACGGGGGAACAATCCACTGCGAACGTACTCGGTGGACTACGTCGATAACGAACCATATTTTCGCCCCAATTCCTTTCAGCCCGAGATTGACACCCCTTACGCCCGTTTGGTTTCAAATGCCTTCAGCACAGATCATCGAACGGTATGGATCGCCACGACCGACCTCTTCGAAGCGCTGTCGAAAGCGGTGAAGGCACGCGATTTGCCTGGAATGGCCGACATTGATGCCTCCCTCTACCTCTTCTGCCGGGAGCTCAAAAAGGAAACCACGGTGGCACTGTCAGGGGAGGGAGCGGACGAAATCTTTGGCGGATATCCCTGGTTCTTTCGGGACGAGGCGCTGCAAGCAGATACCTTTCCTTGGTCGGTGAAAACGGAGGCGCGGCTGAAGATCCTGTCGCCGGACGCCGTCCACCTCATCCAGCCTCAAGCTTATCTGGAGGAGCGCTATCGGCAAGCTCTTACCGAAGTGCCGCGCCTGAAAGGCGAGGAACACGCAGAAGCCCGAAGACGGGAAATCGCGTATCTCACCCTGACCCGTTGGTTGCCGGTGTTACTCGATCGGATGGACCGGATGGGGATGGCCGTGGGATTAGAAGTACGCGTGCCCTTCCTGGATCACCGGCTGGTGGAATATGTCTGGAACGTTCCTTGGAAGATGAAAACGGCTGGAGGACGAGAAAAGGGGTTGCTGCGCCGCGCGCTCGAAGGTGTGCTTCCCCATGCAGTCCTTTCGCGAAAAAAGAGCCCTTACCCCAAAACCAATCATCCCGCGTATCTAGAAGCCGTACGCGCTGGGGTGGAAGAACTCCTTGAAGATCTTTCCTCTCCGCTACGGCCTCTTTTGAACATTCCGGCGGTCCGGAAGCTGGCCCGCATGGAAGAAGAGTTCGACCTGCCTTGGTTTGGCCAGCTCATGCGGCGCCCGCAGCTTTTGGCTTACTTGATCCAAGTGGATGTGTGGATGCGACATTACCGGGTGTCGATCCTCTGA